The following proteins come from a genomic window of Finegoldia magna ATCC 29328:
- a CDS encoding ketopantoate reductase family protein translates to MKITILGAGAMGCMLAKAIESPGNEVNLVDPYEAHMEKIRKDGIRIIDRTGGESTVKVTSASTSSENLEVQDVVVILVKGYDTEKILTENMNIVGDHTVVMTLQNGIGNVDILKKYIKEENIAQGIMFISASIEAPGVISAGYDSDKINVIFGAINENHDDKLFYEIEKAFSMNDIKTELNPDVDRIMWRKLYINAIYNLPCAVMHLSTKYTRTDENSVAILKAISDEFIAVTDKLGYNFDGDKLFRKYVTDAFEEYGDILPSAAQDTQKHRKTEAEFLNGAIVRQAKKLGLEAPVNETIYRLAMVQMSNYDNMFSL, encoded by the coding sequence TTGAAAATTACAATTTTAGGGGCAGGAGCAATGGGTTGTATGCTTGCAAAAGCAATCGAATCTCCTGGTAACGAAGTCAATTTAGTAGATCCATATGAAGCTCACATGGAAAAAATCAGAAAAGATGGAATCAGAATTATCGACAGAACTGGCGGCGAAAGCACAGTAAAAGTAACATCTGCAAGTACATCTTCAGAAAATTTGGAAGTTCAAGATGTTGTTGTAATCCTTGTAAAAGGATACGACACAGAAAAGATTTTGACGGAAAATATGAACATCGTGGGAGATCACACAGTCGTAATGACACTTCAAAATGGTATCGGCAACGTCGACATTTTGAAAAAATACATCAAAGAAGAAAACATCGCACAAGGAATTATGTTCATATCTGCATCTATCGAAGCGCCTGGAGTTATCAGCGCAGGATATGATAGCGATAAAATCAACGTAATATTTGGCGCTATCAATGAAAACCACGACGATAAATTGTTCTACGAAATCGAAAAAGCATTCAGCATGAACGACATCAAAACAGAATTAAATCCAGATGTAGACAGAATTATGTGGAGAAAATTATACATCAACGCAATCTACAACCTACCTTGCGCAGTAATGCATTTGTCCACAAAATACACTAGAACTGACGAAAATTCCGTAGCAATATTGAAGGCTATCTCAGACGAATTCATAGCCGTAACTGACAAATTGGGCTACAATTTCGATGGCGACAAACTTTTCAGAAAATACGTCACAGATGCGTTCGAAGAATACGGAGACATATTGCCATCTGCAGCACAAGACACACAAAAACACAGAAAAACAGAAGCAGAATTCTTGAATGGAGCAATCGTAAGACAAGCGAAAAAACTTGGACTTGAAGCACCAGTTAATGAAACAATCTACAGATTAGCAATGGTTCAAATGAGCAACTACGATAATATGTTTAGTTTGTAA
- a CDS encoding putative manganese-dependent inorganic diphosphatase, translating into MDKIYITGHKNPDTDSICAALSYQELKKRTGEENVEAIRLGDVNRETQFVLDYFGVDAPTFMDSMKPQVKDLNFDVATCVSQNASLYKATNIMQEKNVASLPVIDIEERLLGVVSISDITKCYMEVWDDQILRHSETPVENIIDVLRANVLNIPAEDRALSGKMVVGAMDPKQMAKYLEEDDIVILGNREDSQVDAIDKNVSMIILTGGNKLSDELIEKAKQKDIIVISTEFQTYMAARLLPQSVPVNYVMTRDDVVNFSLTDTVEDVKNTMSKTRYRSYPVVDNQNKVVGNISRYHVINEEKKKLILVDHNERNQSVDDMECCDITEIIDHHRVANVATQNPVYFRNEPVGSTCTILSKMFLEKGIVPTRQTAGLLCSAIISDTLLFRSPTATETDRMILERMAKIANINPEEFAMEMFKAGTSLEGKSPADLLNTDVKTFNIESYTCRVAQIFSMDLDNLGKIKDSLLEEMNKIRNDKKEATFVLILTDIFREESEVLVSGMFQEQLAGAFDTKIDNNSFLAKGLLSRKKQMIPKLNQAVLKYIQEN; encoded by the coding sequence ATGGATAAAATATATATAACTGGGCACAAGAACCCTGATACAGATTCTATCTGCGCGGCGTTATCTTATCAAGAGTTGAAGAAAAGAACTGGAGAAGAAAACGTCGAAGCTATAAGACTTGGCGATGTCAACAGGGAAACTCAATTCGTGTTGGATTATTTTGGGGTGGATGCGCCTACGTTCATGGATTCGATGAAGCCACAAGTCAAGGATTTGAACTTCGATGTGGCAACATGCGTGTCCCAAAACGCGAGCCTTTACAAAGCGACTAATATTATGCAAGAAAAAAACGTCGCTAGTTTGCCAGTAATCGACATCGAAGAAAGACTTCTTGGAGTTGTATCAATTTCTGATATTACAAAATGTTACATGGAAGTGTGGGATGATCAAATCCTTCGCCACTCAGAAACTCCCGTGGAAAACATCATCGATGTTTTGAGAGCGAATGTTTTGAATATTCCAGCAGAAGATAGGGCATTGTCTGGGAAAATGGTAGTAGGAGCGATGGATCCAAAACAAATGGCGAAGTATTTGGAAGAAGATGACATCGTGATTTTGGGTAATAGAGAAGACTCACAAGTAGATGCGATAGATAAGAATGTGTCCATGATTATACTTACTGGTGGCAATAAATTATCAGATGAATTGATAGAAAAAGCAAAACAAAAAGACATAATAGTAATTTCTACGGAATTTCAAACATACATGGCAGCACGTCTTCTTCCACAATCTGTGCCTGTAAATTACGTCATGACAAGAGACGATGTCGTTAATTTCTCATTGACAGACACTGTTGAAGATGTGAAAAACACAATGTCCAAGACAAGATACAGATCATATCCAGTAGTTGACAATCAAAACAAAGTTGTGGGAAATATTTCCAGATATCACGTTATCAATGAAGAAAAGAAAAAGCTAATCTTGGTGGATCACAACGAAAGAAACCAATCAGTTGATGATATGGAATGCTGCGACATCACAGAAATCATCGACCACCACAGAGTTGCAAACGTCGCTACACAAAACCCTGTTTATTTCAGAAATGAACCTGTTGGATCAACTTGTACAATTCTTTCCAAAATGTTCTTGGAAAAAGGAATTGTTCCTACAAGACAAACTGCGGGATTGTTGTGTTCAGCAATAATTTCCGACACATTATTGTTCAGATCACCGACTGCAACTGAAACAGATAGAATGATTTTGGAAAGAATGGCAAAAATCGCCAACATCAACCCAGAAGAATTTGCGATGGAAATGTTCAAAGCAGGAACATCATTAGAAGGAAAATCACCAGCAGATTTGTTAAACACTGATGTTAAGACATTCAACATCGAATCATACACTTGTAGAGTAGCACAAATCTTCTCAATGGATTTGGATAATCTTGGCAAAATCAAAGACAGTTTACTTGAAGAAATGAACAAAATTAGAAACGACAAGAAAGAAGCTACATTTGTACTAATTCTTACAGACATCTTCAGAGAAGAAAGCGAAGTTTTGGTTTCTGGAATGTTCCAAGAACAATTAGCAGGAGCGTTCGATACTAAAATCGACAACAATTCATTCTTGGCAAAGGGACTTCTTTCAAGAAAAAAACAAATGATCCCAAAACTTAACCAAGCTGTGTTAAAATATATCCAAGAGAATTAA
- a CDS encoding cysteine hydrolase family protein: MDKLLIVVDFQNDFVDGALGFDGADKLEDRICERIKKAREDNEQIIFTFDTHEENYLNTQEGKFLPVEHCIKGSNGHKLYGKVAELVEKEDILIEKPTFGSIELCDYLREHQFSEIELCGLVSNICTLSNAILAKTFNPEATVIVDENLTDSSDEKLNKETFDILKGVQVVVK; this comes from the coding sequence ATGGATAAACTTTTAATCGTAGTAGATTTTCAAAATGATTTCGTAGACGGTGCTTTGGGATTTGACGGAGCAGATAAACTCGAAGATAGAATCTGTGAGAGAATCAAAAAAGCAAGAGAAGACAATGAACAAATCATATTCACATTCGATACTCACGAAGAAAATTATTTGAACACACAAGAAGGCAAATTTCTTCCAGTAGAACACTGCATCAAAGGAAGTAACGGACACAAATTGTACGGAAAAGTAGCTGAATTAGTAGAAAAAGAAGACATATTAATCGAAAAACCAACATTTGGAAGCATTGAACTTTGTGATTACTTAAGAGAACACCAATTCTCAGAAATAGAATTGTGTGGACTTGTATCCAACATCTGCACACTTTCCAATGCAATATTGGCGAAAACATTCAACCCAGAAGCAACTGTCATAGTCGACGAGAACTTGACTGATAGCTCCGATGAAAAACTAAACAAAGAAACATTCGACATACTCAAAGGAGTACAAGTCGTAGTAAAGTAA
- a CDS encoding type II toxin-antitoxin system RelB/DinJ family antitoxin: protein MAQTNINIRMDENLKKQFDSFCSEVGMSMSTAFNIFARTVVRQRKIPFEISTEKDPFYSAENIERLKKSIEQMEKTGGTIHEVNNK from the coding sequence ATGGCACAAACAAATATTAATATAAGAATGGATGAAAATCTAAAAAAGCAATTTGATTCATTTTGTTCAGAGGTTGGAATGAGTATGTCAACAGCTTTTAATATCTTCGCAAGAACAGTTGTAAGACAAAGAAAAATTCCTTTTGAAATATCTACAGAAAAAGATCCATTTTACAGCGCTGAAAACATTGAAAGATTAAAAAAATCCATAGAACAAATGGAAAAAACAGGCGGGACTATTCATGAGGTAAACAACAAGTAG
- the mnmA gene encoding tRNA 2-thiouridine(34) synthase MnmA: MDNSKIKVVVGISGGVDSSVAALLLKQQGYDVVGIFMKNWDETDDDGVCTAEEDYKDAVAVANEIGIDYYSINFEKEYYDRVFTYFLDEYKKGRTPNPDIMCNKEIKFKAFLDFAMKLGADYVATGHYARIERGDDGVKLLRGLDNNKDQTYFLSQLTQEQIKNVMFPVGELQKKEVREIAKKYNLATADKKDSTGICFIGERNFNEFLSHYLPAKQGNIVDVDGNIMGKHNGLMYHTIGQRRGLGIGGDGAAWFVCGKNLATNELIVCQGEDNPLLYSNKLYASQFETSLNHLDRNEFDCTAKFRYRQKDIKAHVKFIDDTHVEVTYDDTKAVTPGQAAVFYDGEVCIGSAIIDEVYNGDKKLMV; encoded by the coding sequence ATGGATAATTCGAAAATAAAAGTAGTAGTAGGAATAAGTGGAGGCGTGGATTCGTCAGTGGCGGCACTTTTGTTGAAACAACAAGGCTATGATGTCGTGGGGATTTTCATGAAAAATTGGGACGAGACAGATGATGATGGCGTCTGCACGGCAGAAGAAGATTACAAGGATGCGGTGGCTGTTGCGAATGAAATCGGCATAGATTATTATTCGATTAATTTTGAGAAAGAATACTACGACAGAGTGTTCACCTATTTCTTGGACGAATACAAAAAAGGCAGAACTCCCAATCCCGACATAATGTGCAACAAGGAAATCAAATTCAAAGCGTTCTTGGATTTTGCGATGAAACTTGGCGCAGATTATGTGGCAACGGGTCACTATGCAAGAATTGAACGAGGTGATGACGGAGTGAAGCTACTTCGTGGGCTTGATAATAACAAAGATCAGACGTATTTTCTAAGCCAACTTACACAAGAGCAAATCAAAAACGTAATGTTTCCAGTTGGAGAACTTCAAAAAAAAGAAGTGCGTGAGATAGCGAAGAAATACAACTTGGCTACGGCTGACAAGAAAGATTCTACGGGAATTTGTTTCATCGGAGAGAGAAATTTTAATGAATTTTTGTCACATTATTTACCAGCAAAACAAGGAAACATAGTAGATGTCGATGGAAATATAATGGGCAAACACAACGGACTTATGTATCACACAATCGGTCAACGAAGAGGACTTGGAATTGGCGGAGATGGAGCAGCGTGGTTTGTATGCGGGAAAAATTTGGCGACAAATGAATTAATCGTATGCCAAGGAGAAGACAACCCACTATTGTACTCCAATAAATTATACGCAAGTCAATTTGAAACATCGCTTAATCATTTGGACAGAAATGAGTTCGATTGTACAGCGAAATTCAGATACAGACAAAAAGACATCAAAGCGCACGTCAAATTCATCGACGATACGCATGTGGAAGTCACTTATGACGACACGAAAGCCGTAACACCAGGACAAGCAGCAGTGTTCTACGACGGCGAAGTGTGCATAGGATCTGCGATAATAGATGAAGTGTACAATGGAGATAAAAAATTAATGGTATAA
- a CDS encoding cysteine desulfurase family protein, which translates to MIYLDYAATSLKRVELIEYIMNNMMDFDANADSIHKMGRLSKKTLENSRHEIAKFLNTSDDRIVFTSGASESNNYIINNFSDENYDIITSKIEHPSILNPLDHNKSNVILIDAQQNGVVDCDEIIRNITPNTKLIILQHVNNETGVIQPVKKLGEYLKDTEIWYHIDATQSVGHEDVDVEDLHCDSLSFSGHKLGGLNGFGVLYIRKDLDNLIYAGEQENYRRGGTSFVMGAFTLEKSLQKSVEEREYIANLKKTFLDNIHFDYEINGNVDNSSSHILNLYIPFEKNDFLLTYLDMHGICVSAGSACSAGSITNSHVIENMFDAQRAEHSVRFSFGFKNTEEEILKAVNVLNDLYEKGKYNG; encoded by the coding sequence ATGATTTATTTGGATTATGCGGCGACATCTTTGAAAAGGGTGGAGCTTATTGAATATATTATGAATAATATGATGGATTTTGATGCGAATGCTGATAGTATTCACAAAATGGGAAGGTTATCGAAGAAGACTTTGGAGAATTCCCGTCATGAGATTGCGAAGTTTTTGAATACTTCTGATGATAGGATTGTATTCACAAGCGGTGCGAGTGAATCCAACAATTATATTATCAATAATTTTTCTGATGAGAATTACGATATTATAACTTCCAAGATTGAACATCCATCTATTTTGAATCCACTAGATCACAACAAATCTAATGTAATTTTGATAGATGCACAACAAAACGGTGTGGTTGATTGCGATGAAATTATTCGAAATATCACACCTAATACAAAGCTAATTATTCTTCAACATGTAAACAATGAAACGGGAGTTATTCAACCTGTTAAAAAACTTGGAGAATATTTGAAGGATACGGAGATTTGGTATCATATCGATGCGACTCAATCGGTGGGTCATGAGGATGTCGATGTTGAGGATTTGCACTGCGATTCGTTGTCGTTTTCGGGACACAAACTAGGAGGACTCAACGGATTTGGGGTGTTGTATATAAGGAAGGATTTGGATAATCTGATTTATGCAGGTGAGCAAGAAAATTACAGGAGAGGTGGCACTTCTTTTGTGATGGGGGCATTTACTTTGGAAAAATCTTTGCAAAAATCTGTCGAAGAACGTGAGTATATTGCAAATTTGAAGAAGACTTTCTTGGATAATATACATTTTGATTACGAAATTAATGGTAATGTGGACAATTCTTCATCTCATATTTTGAACTTGTATATTCCGTTTGAGAAGAATGATTTCTTGTTGACTTATTTGGATATGCATGGAATTTGCGTGTCAGCAGGCTCTGCTTGTTCTGCAGGTAGCATCACGAATTCTCATGTGATTGAGAATATGTTTGATGCTCAAAGGGCAGAACATTCAGTGAGGTTTAGCTTTGGGTTTAAAAATACAGAAGAAGAAATATTGAAAGCAGTAAATGTGTTAAATGATTTGTACGAAAAAGGAAAATACAATGGATAA
- a CDS encoding CPBP family intramembrane glutamic endopeptidase, producing the protein MENTKKLKFSNLLIAILQGVILLLLFVIPELVVGVIGGVVAKLIGFDGNFQDFYVKNGAVFLLCGQILRIIIFLLIIKFRTKIFQTKYNRDYLKKRKITFSEIVKLFVVGIGLIGLINITVALMMYLGKFFPQIVASLEVYNKASEELMKGNMMLSVLAITIFAPISEELMLRGTLFTENERLLPYKWAIILNGIVFGVFHFNLFQGAYALIGGIVICAVYYYTESIYASILLHMINNTFSMVISSNEAVVQSFASIFGIVMLVCMVLMFVFLRDFKKKRELRHLNYEDLKE; encoded by the coding sequence ATGGAGAATACAAAAAAACTAAAATTTTCTAATCTTTTGATTGCGATTTTACAAGGAGTTATCCTTTTACTTTTGTTCGTGATTCCAGAGCTTGTTGTTGGAGTGATTGGAGGAGTTGTTGCCAAGCTTATAGGATTTGATGGTAATTTCCAAGATTTTTATGTGAAAAATGGGGCGGTTTTTCTTTTATGTGGACAAATCCTGAGGATTATTATTTTCCTTTTAATCATTAAATTTAGAACGAAGATTTTTCAAACGAAATACAATAGGGATTACTTAAAGAAAAGAAAGATTACTTTTTCTGAAATCGTGAAGCTTTTCGTGGTGGGAATTGGTCTTATTGGTCTTATCAATATTACTGTTGCTTTGATGATGTATTTGGGCAAATTCTTCCCACAAATTGTGGCAAGCCTTGAAGTTTACAACAAGGCATCTGAAGAATTGATGAAGGGTAATATGATGTTGTCGGTTCTTGCTATTACGATTTTCGCTCCGATTTCAGAAGAGTTGATGTTGCGCGGGACTTTATTCACAGAAAACGAACGACTTCTTCCTTATAAATGGGCGATTATTCTGAATGGGATTGTGTTCGGAGTGTTCCATTTTAATTTGTTCCAAGGAGCGTATGCATTAATCGGAGGGATTGTGATTTGTGCCGTGTATTATTACACAGAAAGCATTTACGCATCCATTCTTCTTCACATGATTAACAACACTTTCAGCATGGTTATTTCTTCGAATGAGGCTGTGGTGCAAAGTTTTGCTTCGATTTTTGGGATAGTAATGCTTGTGTGTATGGTTTTGATGTTTGTTTTCTTGAGGGATTTCAAGAAGAAGAGAGAACTCAGACATTTGAATTACGAAGATTTAAAAGAATAG
- a CDS encoding ABC transporter ATP-binding protein: MIEIKNLTKKFSTNGEELLVLDNAEMNINDGDNIIISGENGAGKTTFLKIVGLLDRKYSGDYILDSKSVGDFTEKDMSKYRNEVFGFIFQEYNLIESETTYDNILIPLIYSSKYKRADRKKRIQEISEEFEITEILNKKVKYLSGGERQKVTIARALVNEPSVILMDEPSNTLNLRMKDKLIEYIEVLKRKSKTIVVVSHDKYLTDNLKNKDFMEYELEDGKFHKVGE, from the coding sequence ATGATAGAAATAAAAAATTTGACCAAAAAATTCAGCACAAATGGTGAAGAACTTCTTGTATTGGATAATGCTGAAATGAATATAAATGATGGGGACAATATCATTATTTCAGGAGAAAACGGAGCAGGTAAGACTACTTTTTTGAAGATTGTGGGTTTGTTGGATAGGAAATATTCAGGAGATTATATTTTGGATTCCAAATCAGTTGGGGATTTTACCGAAAAAGATATGTCTAAATACAGAAATGAAGTGTTTGGGTTTATTTTTCAGGAATACAATTTGATAGAATCAGAGACTACCTACGATAATATTCTCATACCATTGATTTATTCATCGAAATACAAGAGAGCTGACAGGAAAAAAAGAATTCAAGAGATTAGCGAAGAATTTGAAATAACGGAGATTTTGAACAAAAAAGTAAAGTATCTATCAGGAGGAGAAAGACAAAAAGTGACCATTGCAAGAGCTTTGGTGAATGAGCCGTCTGTTATTCTGATGGATGAGCCTTCAAACACACTTAATCTGAGAATGAAGGACAAGCTGATAGAATATATCGAAGTTTTGAAAAGAAAATCAAAAACTATTGTAGTTGTGAGTCACGACAAGTATTTGACTGATAATTTGAAAAACAAAGATTTTATGGAATATGAACTGGAAGATGGAAAGTTTCACAAAGTTGGGGAATAA
- a CDS encoding FtsX-like permease family protein codes for MRLKDNKIIILLIFLTSSILIFGFNYLYGNNRKPSPYFMSDKLIAFESNNNNHSLDFLNMNENISVVAEIKNSKDVAIYDPVMKYYMGSTKIINPALFRYFSKEDYQNKNNVSILIYPVIDFVEGKISEYDKKEVEDNYHTEIINMFDVQSYIANDGKVDVVRNLFTIKPENISTLYIDSSDDKSLKSIAESLEKIGYRRKEIKMYDKLTLRDLIKSYPEYKVYAQFITNSTVMALAMYAISLWMFLNKYKKFVIVSANFGAKLKDIMKMFIEKALGYSFITCAISTALTYGYLAIINENKITIFLILQLQIILIILTVMLSALRAKLSYNEFEKEVLYDKR; via the coding sequence ATGAGACTTAAAGACAATAAAATAATAATCCTATTGATATTTCTGACTAGTTCGATACTAATATTTGGATTTAATTATTTATATGGAAACAACAGAAAACCTTCTCCTTATTTTATGAGTGACAAACTTATAGCTTTTGAATCAAACAATAATAATCATAGCCTTGACTTTCTTAATATGAATGAAAACATATCAGTTGTAGCTGAAATAAAAAACTCCAAAGATGTTGCAATATATGATCCAGTGATGAAATACTATATGGGTTCTACAAAAATAATTAATCCAGCTTTATTCAGATATTTTTCAAAAGAAGATTACCAAAACAAGAATAATGTGTCTATTTTGATATATCCAGTGATTGATTTTGTAGAAGGGAAAATATCAGAATACGATAAAAAAGAAGTAGAAGATAATTATCATACTGAGATAATTAATATGTTTGATGTTCAATCTTACATTGCTAATGATGGAAAAGTCGATGTAGTGAGAAATCTATTCACAATTAAACCAGAAAATATTTCAACACTTTACATAGATTCTAGTGATGACAAGTCATTGAAATCTATTGCAGAATCTCTTGAAAAAATAGGATATAGAAGAAAAGAAATCAAAATGTACGACAAGCTTACTTTGAGGGATTTAATAAAATCATATCCAGAATACAAGGTGTATGCTCAGTTTATTACTAATAGTACGGTCATGGCATTGGCAATGTATGCAATTTCATTGTGGATGTTTTTGAACAAATACAAGAAATTCGTAATTGTAAGTGCAAATTTTGGTGCAAAACTGAAAGACATCATGAAGATGTTTATTGAAAAAGCCTTGGGGTATAGTTTTATAACATGTGCAATATCAACAGCATTGACGTATGGATATCTTGCAATTATTAATGAAAACAAAATCACGATTTTTCTTATATTGCAATTGCAGATTATTCTAATAATATTGACTGTGATGTTGAGTGCTTTAAGAGCTAAACTCAGCTACAATGAGTTTGAAAAAGAGGTCTTGTATGATAAGAGATAA
- a CDS encoding DUF4177 domain-containing protein, protein MKRKYEYKYVEVRTCGLASDDYKKIIDDYAKEGFRFVTTINKTKIGIGYNPKIDLVFERECEQ, encoded by the coding sequence ATGAAACGAAAATACGAATACAAATACGTTGAAGTGAGAACTTGTGGATTAGCATCAGATGATTATAAAAAAATCATAGATGATTATGCGAAGGAAGGTTTTAGGTTTGTGACTACTATCAATAAAACTAAAATCGGTATTGGATACAATCCTAAAATTGATTTGGTGTTTGAAAGAGAATGTGAGCAATAA
- a CDS encoding YitT family protein: MLSRMLKFFGLTKKGLIKIILGCAIMAFAVVNVHKQSGVTEGGVLGMMLFLNKVFGFDQSITSVILDVSCYVLGFSIMGFDFVKKAFVATMSFAVFAKFFNIIGPVLPSMYDMPLLASIVGGICIGLGCGLVVSEGGAAGGDDALAMTISTKSGLKISLAYLFSDITVLALSLLYIPVDRIMFSLLTTVISSFLIGQFEVELSNPEIKMANQAISKA, translated from the coding sequence ATGCTTAGTAGAATGCTAAAATTTTTCGGATTAACTAAAAAAGGATTAATAAAAATAATTTTAGGATGCGCAATAATGGCGTTCGCAGTAGTGAACGTACATAAACAATCAGGAGTAACAGAGGGCGGAGTGCTTGGAATGATGTTGTTCTTGAACAAAGTCTTCGGATTTGATCAATCAATAACATCAGTAATATTAGATGTAAGCTGCTACGTTCTTGGATTTTCAATAATGGGATTTGATTTTGTGAAGAAAGCTTTCGTAGCCACAATGTCATTTGCCGTATTTGCGAAATTTTTCAATATTATAGGGCCAGTGTTACCAAGTATGTACGATATGCCATTGTTAGCAAGTATTGTCGGAGGAATCTGTATCGGATTGGGATGCGGACTTGTAGTAAGTGAAGGTGGAGCAGCAGGTGGAGACGACGCATTGGCAATGACGATATCCACAAAATCGGGACTCAAAATATCATTAGCGTATTTGTTCTCGGATATAACAGTGTTGGCACTGTCACTTTTATACATTCCAGTTGACAGAATTATGTTCTCACTTTTGACAACTGTAATATCATCATTTTTGATAGGACAATTCGAAGTAGAACTATCAAATCCAGAAATCAAAATGGCAAATCAAGCCATATCAAAAGCTTAA
- a CDS encoding type IV toxin-antitoxin system AbiEi family antitoxin domain-containing protein, which produces MNALKNHLENNSIITNEDAMKLGYHRQFLSDLSNVGKLERLRPGVYQVKGELTDDFVLISSKSKRIVFSHQTALYLHDLSDRTPNIFHISVPQGYNASHIKKRYKNLKLHYVQKDFFDVGLSEIETPLGNNVYVYDVERTICDVVLNRKKIDTQIFTDAITRYFKSNNKNLRKLIKYSRIFNIEEDIRKYIEVLS; this is translated from the coding sequence ATGAATGCATTGAAAAATCATTTAGAAAATAATTCAATAATTACAAATGAAGATGCGATGAAACTTGGCTATCACAGACAATTTTTGTCAGATTTATCAAATGTTGGCAAATTGGAAAGGCTACGACCTGGAGTATACCAAGTAAAAGGCGAATTAACAGATGATTTTGTTTTAATTTCTTCAAAAAGCAAGAGAATTGTTTTTTCACATCAAACAGCATTATATCTTCATGATTTATCTGACAGAACTCCAAATATTTTTCATATATCTGTACCTCAAGGTTATAATGCCAGTCACATTAAAAAAAGATATAAGAATTTGAAATTACATTATGTTCAAAAAGATTTTTTTGATGTGGGTTTATCAGAAATCGAAACTCCTTTAGGTAATAATGTTTACGTGTACGATGTGGAAAGGACGATTTGTGATGTTGTATTAAATAGGAAAAAAATTGATACTCAAATTTTCACGGATGCAATTACAAGATATTTCAAATCAAACAACAAAAATCTGAGAAAACTTATTAAATACAGCAGGATTTTCAACATCGAAGAAGACATAAGAAAATATATAGAGGTATTGTCGTGA
- the rbr gene encoding rubrerythrin — translation MASLKGTKTATNLMAAFAGESQANMRYTYFAKTAKKEGYVQISMIFEETARNEMAHAKRFMNFLSEDLQDSEIEIEAGFPVHLGDTKSNLKSAAEGEHFENSEMYPEFSKIAKEEGFKEIARVFTEIGEVEEAHEKRYRKLLENIEKEKVFEREEVYLWKCNNCGYIHEGKTAPKKCPACDHPQGFFEIFKETY, via the coding sequence ATGGCAAGCTTAAAAGGTACAAAAACAGCTACTAATTTAATGGCAGCATTTGCAGGGGAAAGTCAAGCAAATATGCGTTATACATATTTTGCTAAAACAGCAAAAAAAGAAGGATACGTTCAAATTTCTATGATATTTGAAGAAACAGCAAGAAATGAAATGGCTCACGCAAAAAGATTCATGAATTTTTTGAGTGAAGATTTACAAGACTCTGAAATAGAAATCGAAGCAGGATTCCCAGTTCATTTAGGAGACACTAAGAGTAACCTTAAATCTGCAGCAGAAGGAGAACATTTCGAAAACTCTGAAATGTATCCAGAATTCTCAAAAATTGCGAAAGAAGAAGGATTCAAGGAAATCGCACGCGTATTCACTGAAATCGGAGAAGTTGAAGAAGCTCACGAAAAAAGATACAGAAAATTATTAGAAAACATCGAAAAAGAAAAAGTATTCGAAAGAGAAGAAGTATACTTATGGAAATGCAACAACTGTGGCTACATTCACGAAGGTAAAACAGCACCTAAGAAATGTCCAGCATGTGATCACCCACAAGGATTCTTCGAAATCTTCAAAGAAACTTATTAA